One segment of Thermosynechococcus sp. HN-54 DNA contains the following:
- a CDS encoding carbon dioxide-concentrating mechanism protein CcmK, producing the protein MAIAVGMIETLGFPAVVEAADAMVKAARVTLVGYEKIGSGRVTVIVRGDVSEVQASVAAGVENVKRVNGGQVLSTHIIARPHENLEYVLPIRYTEAVEQFRESVSGIRPMGRP; encoded by the coding sequence ATGGCAATTGCCGTCGGTATGATTGAAACCCTTGGCTTCCCCGCAGTGGTGGAAGCCGCAGATGCAATGGTGAAAGCTGCTCGCGTTACCCTAGTGGGCTATGAGAAAATCGGCAGTGGTCGGGTGACCGTGATTGTCCGTGGCGATGTGTCTGAAGTGCAGGCTTCCGTCGCCGCGGGTGTTGAAAATGTGAAGCGTGTCAATGGGGGTCAAGTGCTCTCCACCCACATCATTGCTCGTCCCCACGAAAACCTCGAATACGTCCTGCCGATTCGCTATACGGAAGCGGTGGAGCAATTCCGCGAAAGCGTTAGTGGTATTCGTCCGATGGGTCGCCCATAG